In one window of Streptomyces roseofulvus DNA:
- a CDS encoding CARDB domain-containing protein, with product MTSLRHGLRLTIGMLIAALVALGLLPAPAYAAAAADPDLALGRPATASGAHGAYPAGNLTDGSQASYWEGPAGAFPQWAQVDLGAAVDVDRVVLKLPTGWEPRDQTLAVLGSTDGSAFTTLAGAQARRFDPAAGNAVALDLDGARARHLRVQITANTGWNAAQLAAVEVYGEPGTVEPPVGGTDLARGKPVEATSVTQNYQAANANDGSTATYWESAGFPASLTVKLGADADVAGVVVRLDPDPVWAPRTQSFEIQGRAAGATAFTTLAPRADHAFSPSSGQNTVTVPVTARTADVRLVFHSNTGAPGAQVAELQVLGTAAPAPDLVVTDLTWTPAAPSETDEVTVRATVRNTGTAAAPAATVQVSVEGAVAGTAPTASLPAGAATTVDIPVGRRPVGAYTVSAVADPAGAVPELDDSNNSRTAASKLTVGQSPGPDLMVTGITANPSAPAVGAPVSFTVAVHNRGTTAVAAGTVTRLSAGTTTLNGTTGAVGAGQTVTVPVAGTWTATSGGVTLTATADATGTLAETDEDNNVLTRSMVVGRGAAVPYTEYEAEDARYQGTLLTADRLRTFGHTNFATESSGRASVRLDASGQYVEFTSVNQANALTVRNSIPDAAAGGGQEATLSLYANDVFVRKLTLSSKHSWLYGTTDDPEGLTNRPGGDARRLFDESHTLLERSYPPGTRFRLQRDAGDTAAFYVLDLIDLEQVAPAAAQPAGCVSITAYGAVPNDGLDDTDAIQRAVTADQKGEIGCVWIPAGQWRQEQKILTDDPLNRGQYNQVGIRDVTIRGAGMWHSQLYTLTPPHQAGGINHPHEGNFGFDIDANTKISDLAIFGSGTIRGGDGNAEGGVGLNGRFGQGTKISNVWIEHANVGVWVGRDYSNIPELWGPGDGLEFTGMRIRNTYADGINFANGTRNSTVHDSSFRNTGDDALAVWASKYVKDTSVDVGHDNHFRNNTVQLPWRANGIAVYGGYGNTIENNVIADTMNYPGIMLATDHDPLPFSGQTLIANNALHRTGGAFWNEDQEFGAITLFAQGPDIPGVTIRDTDILDSTYDAIQFKTGGGAVPDVRISDVRIDGTVNGSGILAMGGARGSATLTRVTFADTAEGDVVVEPGSQFTVNRG from the coding sequence ATGACATCCCTACGACACGGCCTGCGGCTCACGATCGGCATGCTGATCGCCGCGCTGGTCGCCCTCGGGCTGCTGCCCGCTCCCGCGTACGCCGCCGCCGCGGCGGACCCCGACCTCGCCCTCGGCAGACCCGCCACCGCGTCCGGCGCCCACGGCGCCTACCCGGCCGGCAACCTCACCGACGGCAGCCAGGCCAGCTACTGGGAGGGCCCGGCCGGCGCCTTCCCGCAGTGGGCCCAGGTGGACCTCGGCGCCGCCGTCGACGTCGACCGCGTCGTCCTGAAACTCCCCACCGGCTGGGAGCCCCGGGACCAGACCCTCGCCGTCCTCGGCTCCACCGACGGCAGCGCCTTCACCACCCTGGCCGGAGCCCAGGCGCGCCGCTTCGACCCGGCCGCCGGCAACGCGGTCGCCCTCGACCTCGACGGCGCCCGGGCCCGCCACCTCCGCGTGCAGATCACCGCCAACACCGGCTGGAACGCGGCCCAGCTCGCCGCCGTCGAGGTGTACGGCGAGCCCGGCACCGTCGAACCGCCGGTCGGCGGCACCGACCTGGCCCGCGGCAAGCCGGTCGAGGCGACCTCGGTCACCCAGAACTACCAGGCCGCCAACGCCAACGACGGCTCCACGGCCACCTACTGGGAGTCCGCCGGCTTCCCCGCGAGCCTCACCGTGAAGCTCGGCGCGGACGCCGACGTCGCGGGCGTCGTCGTCAGGCTCGACCCGGATCCGGTGTGGGCCCCGCGCACCCAGTCCTTCGAGATCCAGGGCCGCGCCGCCGGCGCCACCGCCTTCACCACCCTCGCACCGCGCGCCGACCACGCCTTCAGTCCGTCCTCCGGGCAGAACACGGTCACCGTCCCGGTGACCGCCCGCACCGCCGACGTACGGCTCGTCTTCCACTCCAACACCGGGGCCCCCGGCGCCCAGGTCGCCGAGCTCCAGGTCCTCGGCACCGCCGCCCCCGCCCCCGACCTCGTCGTCACCGATCTCACCTGGACCCCGGCCGCCCCCAGCGAGACCGACGAGGTCACCGTCCGCGCCACCGTCCGCAACACCGGCACCGCCGCGGCCCCCGCCGCCACCGTGCAGGTCAGCGTCGAGGGCGCGGTCGCGGGCACCGCCCCCACCGCCTCCCTCCCGGCCGGGGCCGCCACCACGGTCGACATCCCCGTCGGCCGCCGGCCCGTGGGCGCCTACACCGTGTCCGCCGTCGCCGACCCGGCCGGCGCCGTCCCCGAACTCGACGACTCCAACAACAGCCGCACCGCCGCCTCGAAGCTCACCGTCGGCCAGAGCCCCGGCCCCGACCTGATGGTCACCGGCATCACCGCCAACCCCTCGGCCCCGGCCGTCGGCGCGCCCGTCTCCTTCACCGTCGCCGTCCACAACCGCGGCACCACCGCGGTCGCCGCCGGCACCGTCACCCGGCTCTCCGCCGGCACCACCACCCTGAACGGCACCACCGGCGCCGTCGGCGCGGGCCAGACCGTGACCGTCCCGGTCGCCGGCACCTGGACCGCCACCAGCGGCGGCGTCACCCTGACCGCCACCGCCGACGCCACCGGCACCCTCGCCGAGACCGACGAGGACAACAACGTCCTCACCCGCTCGATGGTCGTCGGGCGCGGGGCCGCCGTCCCGTACACCGAGTACGAGGCGGAGGACGCCCGCTACCAGGGCACCCTGCTCACCGCCGACCGGCTGCGCACCTTCGGGCACACCAACTTCGCCACCGAGTCCTCCGGGCGCGCGTCGGTGCGGCTGGACGCGAGCGGCCAGTACGTCGAGTTCACCTCGGTCAACCAGGCCAACGCCCTCACCGTCCGCAACTCCATCCCGGACGCGGCGGCCGGCGGCGGCCAGGAGGCCACCCTCAGCCTGTACGCGAACGACGTCTTCGTGCGGAAGCTGACCCTCTCCTCCAAGCACTCCTGGCTGTACGGCACCACCGACGACCCGGAGGGGCTGACCAACCGGCCCGGCGGTGACGCCCGCCGGCTCTTCGACGAGTCGCACACCCTCCTCGAGCGGTCCTACCCGCCGGGCACCCGCTTCCGGCTGCAGCGCGACGCGGGGGACACCGCCGCCTTCTACGTCCTCGACCTGATCGACCTGGAGCAGGTGGCCCCGGCCGCCGCCCAGCCGGCCGGCTGCGTCTCGATCACCGCGTACGGCGCCGTGCCGAACGACGGCCTCGACGACACCGACGCGATCCAGCGGGCCGTCACCGCCGACCAGAAGGGCGAGATCGGCTGCGTCTGGATCCCGGCCGGACAGTGGCGCCAGGAGCAGAAGATCCTCACCGACGACCCGCTGAACCGGGGCCAGTACAACCAGGTCGGCATCCGGGACGTCACCATCCGCGGCGCCGGCATGTGGCACTCCCAGCTGTACACGCTGACCCCGCCGCACCAGGCCGGCGGCATCAACCACCCGCACGAGGGCAACTTCGGCTTCGACATCGACGCCAACACGAAGATCTCGGACCTCGCCATCTTCGGCTCCGGCACCATCCGGGGCGGCGACGGCAACGCCGAGGGCGGGGTCGGCCTCAACGGGCGCTTCGGTCAGGGCACGAAGATCAGCAACGTCTGGATCGAGCACGCCAACGTCGGCGTCTGGGTGGGCCGCGACTACTCCAACATCCCCGAGCTGTGGGGGCCGGGCGACGGCCTGGAGTTCACCGGCATGCGGATCCGCAACACCTACGCCGACGGCATCAACTTCGCCAACGGCACCCGCAACTCCACCGTCCACGACTCGTCCTTCCGCAACACCGGCGACGACGCCCTGGCCGTCTGGGCCAGCAAGTACGTCAAGGACACCTCGGTGGACGTCGGCCACGACAACCACTTCCGCAACAACACGGTCCAGCTGCCCTGGCGGGCCAACGGCATCGCGGTCTACGGCGGGTACGGCAACACCATCGAGAACAACGTGATCGCCGACACCATGAACTACCCGGGGATCATGCTGGCCACCGACCACGACCCGCTGCCCTTCTCCGGGCAGACCCTGATCGCGAACAACGCGCTGCACCGCACCGGCGGCGCCTTCTGGAACGAGGACCAGGAGTTCGGCGCGATCACCCTCTTCGCGCAGGGGCCCGACATCCCCGGCGTCACCATCCGGGACACCGACATCCTCGACTCGACCTACGACGCCATCCAGTTCAAGACGGGCGGCGGGGCCGTCCCCGACGTGCGGATCAGCGACGTCCGCATCGACGGCACGGTCAACGGCTCCGGGATCCTCGCCATGGGCGGGGCCCGCGGCAGCGCCACCCTGACCCGGGTCACCTTCGCCGACACGGCGGAGGGGGACGTCGTCGTCGAACCCGGCTCGCAGTTCACGGTGAACCGGGGCTGA
- a CDS encoding LacI family DNA-binding transcriptional regulator — protein sequence MTRRLAQVAKKVGVSEATVSRVLNGKPGVSEATRQSVLTALDVLGYERPTQLRGERARLVGLVLPELQNPIFPAFAEVIGGALAQQGLTPVLCTQTKGGVSEADYVELLLQQQVSGVVFAGGLFAQADAPHDHYHQLAERNIPVVLVNASIEGLDFPCVSCDDAVAVEQAWRHLASLGHEKIGMLLGPADHVPSRRKLDAARAVAEAAGTPLPDAHVVRSIFSLEGGQAAANRLLEAGVTGIVCASDPLALGAIRAARRRGLVVPADVSVVGFDDSAFMNCTEPPLSTVRQPIEAMGRAAVELLCAQIQGVHSHPGELLFEPELVVRGSTAPPAAAR from the coding sequence ATGACGCGACGACTTGCTCAGGTGGCGAAGAAGGTGGGGGTCAGCGAGGCGACGGTCAGCCGGGTCCTCAACGGCAAGCCCGGGGTGTCCGAGGCGACCCGCCAGTCCGTCCTCACCGCCCTGGACGTGCTCGGCTACGAGCGCCCCACCCAGCTCAGGGGCGAACGCGCCCGGCTCGTCGGACTGGTCCTGCCCGAGCTGCAGAACCCCATCTTCCCCGCCTTCGCCGAGGTCATCGGCGGCGCCCTCGCCCAGCAGGGGCTCACCCCCGTGCTCTGCACCCAGACCAAGGGCGGCGTCTCCGAGGCCGACTACGTGGAGCTGCTCCTCCAGCAGCAGGTCTCCGGCGTCGTCTTCGCCGGCGGACTCTTCGCGCAGGCCGACGCGCCGCACGACCACTACCACCAGCTCGCCGAGCGCAACATCCCGGTCGTCCTCGTCAACGCCTCCATCGAGGGCCTGGACTTCCCCTGCGTCTCCTGCGACGACGCCGTCGCCGTCGAACAGGCGTGGCGCCATCTCGCCTCCCTCGGCCACGAGAAGATCGGGATGCTGCTCGGCCCCGCCGACCACGTGCCCTCCCGCCGCAAGCTCGACGCCGCGCGGGCCGTCGCCGAGGCGGCCGGCACCCCGCTCCCCGACGCGCACGTCGTCCGCTCGATCTTCTCCCTCGAAGGCGGTCAGGCCGCCGCCAACCGCCTCCTCGAAGCGGGCGTCACCGGCATCGTCTGCGCGAGCGACCCGCTCGCCCTCGGCGCCATCCGGGCCGCCCGCCGGCGCGGGCTCGTCGTCCCCGCCGACGTCTCCGTGGTCGGCTTCGACGACTCGGCCTTCATGAACTGCACCGAACCGCCGCTCTCCACGGTCCGCCAGCCCATCGAGGCCATGGGGCGCGCCGCCGTCGAACTGCTCTGCGCCCAGATCCAGGGCGTGCACTCGCACCCGGGCGAACTGCTCTTCGAGCCCGAGCTGGTGGTGCGCGGCTCCACGGCCCCGCCGGCCGCCGCCCGCTAG
- a CDS encoding ABC transporter substrate-binding protein: protein MTKRTPTLAVALVSTLAVGLTACSGGSSGGPSGGPDRRNPAAANAGAVLGGTPQKGGTLSVLSNQDFSHLDPARNWVMPDMDFGTRLLYRTLVTYKAEPGAKGSELVPDLAEDLGTPSNGAKTWTFRLKPGLKYEDGTPITAQDIKHNVERSFSPDLPGGPDYAARYLAGAKGYQGPAEGRHLDSIRTPDARTIVFELHTAFAEFPFAATLPTFAPVPPKQDKGPQYDNRPFSSGPYKIETYARDKQLVLVRNTHWDPKTDTVRKAYPDRIVVTMGLKGTQVDDRLIASSGADASAVPWAALRPESTPKVLTKPEVKSRLLAESSTCNEMLQMHTGRAPFDDVRVRRAVQYALDRESIVTAAGGPALTDASTAAMPGALFAGGKQPDTLRIPLAGDPEKAKALLKEAGKADGFATALTVSSGDKAIGEAIQQALGRAGIKVTIETVDPSAFYDTIGDTRNRTDLVYTGWCPDFPSGSTFLPFVFDGRSIKEKGNSGNHSLFRDDATQKRIDEIAAMTDGDAANKAWQELDAQILAKAPVAPGAVKRRPLVLGTNIAGAFGHTSWGGQIDYATVGLKDPSKSTN from the coding sequence ATGACCAAGCGCACCCCCACCCTGGCCGTCGCCCTGGTGTCGACCCTCGCCGTCGGCCTCACGGCCTGTTCCGGCGGCTCCTCCGGCGGCCCGTCCGGTGGGCCGGACCGCAGGAACCCCGCCGCCGCCAACGCGGGGGCGGTCCTCGGCGGCACACCGCAGAAGGGCGGCACCCTTTCCGTCCTGTCGAACCAGGACTTCTCCCACCTCGACCCGGCCCGCAACTGGGTCATGCCCGACATGGACTTCGGCACCCGGCTGCTCTACCGCACCCTCGTCACCTACAAGGCCGAACCCGGCGCCAAGGGCAGCGAGCTGGTCCCCGACCTCGCCGAGGACCTCGGCACCCCCTCGAACGGGGCGAAGACCTGGACCTTCCGGCTGAAGCCCGGCCTGAAGTACGAGGACGGCACCCCGATCACCGCCCAGGACATCAAGCACAACGTCGAGCGGTCCTTCTCCCCCGACCTGCCCGGCGGCCCCGACTACGCGGCCCGCTACCTGGCCGGCGCCAAGGGGTACCAGGGCCCGGCCGAGGGCAGGCACCTCGACTCGATCAGGACCCCCGACGCCCGCACCATCGTCTTCGAACTCCACACCGCCTTCGCCGAGTTCCCCTTCGCCGCCACCCTGCCGACCTTCGCCCCGGTGCCGCCGAAGCAGGACAAGGGCCCGCAGTACGACAACCGCCCGTTCTCCTCGGGGCCGTACAAGATCGAGACCTACGCCCGCGACAAGCAGCTCGTCCTGGTCCGCAACACCCACTGGGACCCGAAGACCGACACCGTCCGCAAGGCGTACCCGGACCGGATCGTCGTCACCATGGGCCTCAAGGGCACCCAGGTCGACGACCGCCTCATCGCGTCCTCCGGCGCCGACGCCTCCGCCGTCCCGTGGGCCGCCCTCCGCCCCGAGTCCACCCCCAAGGTGCTGACGAAGCCCGAGGTCAAGTCCCGTCTCCTCGCCGAGTCCAGCACGTGCAACGAGATGCTCCAGATGCACACCGGCCGCGCCCCCTTCGACGACGTGAGGGTGCGCCGGGCCGTGCAGTACGCCCTCGACCGCGAGTCGATCGTCACCGCCGCCGGCGGCCCCGCCCTCACCGACGCCTCCACGGCCGCCATGCCCGGCGCGCTCTTCGCCGGCGGCAAGCAGCCCGACACCCTCAGGATCCCGCTCGCCGGCGACCCCGAGAAGGCCAAGGCCCTGCTCAAGGAGGCCGGGAAGGCCGACGGCTTCGCCACCGCCCTCACCGTCTCCAGCGGCGACAAGGCGATCGGCGAGGCCATCCAGCAGGCCCTGGGCCGGGCCGGCATCAAGGTGACCATCGAGACCGTCGACCCGTCCGCCTTCTACGACACCATCGGCGACACCCGGAACCGCACCGACCTCGTCTACACGGGCTGGTGCCCCGACTTCCCCTCCGGCTCCACCTTCCTCCCGTTCGTCTTCGACGGACGCTCCATCAAGGAGAAGGGCAACTCCGGCAACCACTCCCTCTTCCGCGACGACGCCACCCAGAAGCGGATCGACGAGATCGCCGCCATGACCGACGGCGACGCGGCCAACAAGGCCTGGCAGGAGCTCGACGCCCAGATCCTCGCCAAGGCCCCGGTCGCGCCCGGCGCCGTGAAGCGCCGCCCGCTCGTCCTCGGCACCAACATCGCCGGAGCCTTCGGCCACACCTCTTGGGGCGGCCAGATCGACTACGCCACCGTCGGCCTCAAGGACCCGTCCAAGAGCACGAACTGA
- a CDS encoding ABC transporter permease, giving the protein MTTTTTTTSPPGRRGGGAWRLVRAELRRRASLKVSLAVVALFAVMTVAAPLISALGGWGPEEFDKSAVDPYLGGLPIGPLGGVSAEHWLGVEPVTGRDLFARVVHGAQVSLLIAFAATAIVVLAGTTAGVAAGYFGGRTDTVLSRLMDLTMSFPSLIFMIAMMSVARDVDRMLLMILVIGLFGWPGVARVVRGQTLSLKHREYVDAARVGGSGPWRILARDILPGVAGPVIAYTTLMVPGMIATEAALSYLGVGVRPPTPSWGQMIAESVSYYDTDPMYFLVPSLCLFLTVLAFTLLGDALRDVLDPRGNRT; this is encoded by the coding sequence ATGACCACCACCACGACCACCACGTCCCCTCCGGGGCGCCGGGGCGGCGGGGCCTGGCGGCTCGTCCGCGCGGAACTCCGCCGCCGGGCCTCCCTCAAGGTCTCCCTCGCCGTCGTCGCCCTGTTCGCGGTGATGACGGTCGCGGCCCCGCTGATCAGCGCGCTCGGCGGCTGGGGCCCCGAGGAGTTCGACAAGTCCGCCGTCGACCCGTACCTCGGCGGACTGCCGATCGGGCCGCTCGGCGGCGTCTCCGCCGAGCACTGGCTCGGCGTCGAACCCGTCACCGGCCGCGACCTGTTCGCCCGCGTCGTGCACGGCGCCCAGGTCTCGCTGCTCATCGCCTTCGCCGCCACGGCGATCGTCGTCCTCGCCGGCACCACCGCCGGCGTCGCCGCCGGCTACTTCGGCGGCCGCACCGACACCGTGCTCTCCCGGCTGATGGACCTCACGATGTCGTTCCCCTCCCTCATCTTCATGATCGCGATGATGTCGGTGGCCAGGGACGTCGACCGGATGCTGCTGATGATCCTCGTCATCGGCCTCTTCGGCTGGCCCGGCGTCGCCCGCGTGGTGCGCGGCCAGACCCTCTCCCTCAAGCACCGCGAGTACGTCGACGCGGCCCGCGTCGGCGGCTCCGGGCCCTGGCGGATCCTCGCCCGCGACATCCTCCCGGGCGTCGCCGGGCCGGTCATCGCGTACACCACGCTGATGGTCCCCGGCATGATCGCCACCGAGGCGGCGCTCAGCTACCTCGGCGTCGGGGTCCGCCCGCCGACCCCGTCCTGGGGCCAGATGATCGCCGAGAGCGTCTCGTACTACGACACGGACCCCATGTACTTCCTCGTCCCGAGCCTCTGCCTCTTCCTCACCGTCCTCGCGTTCACCCTCCTCGGCGACGCGCTGCGCGACGTCCTCGACCCCCGGGGGAACCGTACGTGA